The DNA region TTACGTTTCATTGTTTCAATGAGATACAAGAAATTCAAGCTAACGGGTTTATCTAAACACTACCAAAAGACTTAAGATTAATAGTATATAGTAAAACTAAATTGAACACATATGTTTTCCATCTAACTATTCAATCTGAATTAATTAATAACGAAATAACTAGTTAGTTTTCTgccaaatcaattatataataagTTAAACCATTAAGCtgatcaaataattaatttagtccgttattgtaaaaattataaattgtggGTGGTCTTGGAAACAAGTTGAAAGCGCAATAAAACGAGCTAAGCTTCCTTCATATAGATTCCAAAGTTTCCGTGAGCCGCAGTAAACAAAGGGAAAATTTAGATTGggcctattttgttttccaacatTAACTTTATGGACTAATCTTTTAATGAGATGAAGTAGTGATATCGATGGGCTTCTTATTATGTAAACTTCTTAAGTGCACGTATccatttaaataaaaacaataactaatttagtatcctccttttttttttctttttttcttatgttattcTCAAGTTAATTATAAACACTATAAAAGTTGTGGTATAATGTTGACCAAAAGAGAAGTTGTATAATCTATAGTTTTCTTCCATATGGGGAGACCTGAATCATAAATGTACTGGGGCTTCGTCCACAAAAACATGCAGAAAAAGAGATCATAATTTTCAATAGTAAAAGCCATACAACTTTCGGTTTCCtttttcccattctctcttATTTCTGACGGTATACACTACACAGCAAAAATTAGGAAATGAGTGTTATACATCATTATTAGTAAAggataagagaaaaaaaaaaaggaaaaggaaaaatggAATGTGCTCAAGTACAAAATGTCaaacaaagaagtgtgaaacTGAAAGCGAAAGGTGAGGCTTCTTTCTTGTTACACTTGTTATTTTTCACAATCACACCTCCTCTATCATCAcctacttctctctcttttttataacAACTTCCCCAACATTTACGACTAACGAAATACATACATGTAGACTTGAAGAAAATATCTTGTTATATTTTAGGGTTACACTTTACTGACTCACAACTTTGTCCATTCACACATGTATTGTCATTAGTCAATAGTCATTACATATGTCAACCAGCCAAAGAGGACACCATGACCAGACAAATAAGTGAGAGAGGAGAAACACATATGGAATTTGTTTGGAGATtatgatttttatctttaaaatgcCAACAATCATTAGATTCCATAGATTTTGGTATGGACCACAATCCCATCATacattcttattttttattttttttaaatgtgctTAGAGAACGAACCATACACATAAGTACATAACAGATCAGATCAACATATATAGAGAGGCATTATATTCCAAAGATTGTCATGTAATTAAGTACTTCCAAAGCAAAATTCTGGAATACATTGTGTAATTATattctataagaaaataaaaataaaaaagtagaaTAAAGTTAAGGAACAAAAATTCACTTGGTGAATGATTTTGCTGGCCATTAGAGATGATATCACTCGAATGTTTACCCCCACATATTAATCCCATGCTTGTTTTTAATCAACCCCCGACACTACTACCACCCTAGGGTTTAGCATACGCACCTAGCCCAGCGCACGATAACTCTGATATATTATCCCAGATGCTAACGTGAGCCCTGTTTCTCTGAccatcaatttcttcttcttcttcaacgctCCCTTtaaaaaaaggagaaggagaagtcttttttaggcttttagcaACTCAACTCTCTGCGTTTATTGGTGGATTTGTCGACAAAGATTCCAACTTTATAGAGCTTTTTTTGATAGATGCAGATTCAGAGCGTATCATCATCTCTAGAGAAAGGATCAATGTCTCATGACATAAGCTAgactctgtttctgtttcatcttcttcttcttcttcttcgatctcaaTTTCTTCTTAGAGCTAAGGgttgtttttatgtttgggaGAGGAATGGGAACTAGGCAATATTCACTGGGAGAAGTAGGTCCACCAATAAACCCGAGAGCTGGTTTGCGAAGAGAACAAGCTGGAAGAGGTTCTTACAGAGGTAGTTAGTAGATTCGTTGCTCCTCATCTATAggaaaccaataaaaaaaagagggtttttttgtttgtttagacaCAGATTCTCTTGTCGGATTGATTGATAAAGAATCAGGGTTTAGGACCCTTGACGATTTGGTTTTTAAGCGTTTTTAGAGGggtggttttgagttttagtgGTGACGGGTGGTGGTTTAGATGGGTTCTACCTTACAACAGATACTGAGGAGCCTCTGCTCCAACTCGGATTGGAACTATGCTGTGTTCTGGAAACTCAATCATCGCTCTCCAATGTAAGTCATCCCAAAATTTTTATTGCTTTACTGTTTATCCGTGGAGATATGGGAATTGGATGCTCTTTGTTCTGCTTGGTTTAAGGTTGGCCTGGTTGCTTTGAGAGGTGGATAGTCAATATGTTTGTAAATTTTGAATGTAAACCTTAAATTTTGGATAGCTTTTCATTGTTTAGTTCGTTTGCTTATTTGCTTACTCTCATGGAATTAGTAAAGGCATACATGCACTAGACGGTTAAGTTTCCATACAGGGGACTTTTTAGATATGTGCTTGTGTTGAGACCAGTCTTTATCTAGAGACAACTATGGAGAACTTAGTATATTTGAGGATAAACAGAAAACTTCTATTTCTAGAAGACAAGTTGAAGTTTCTCATTTATCGACTATTAAAACATTTGCAGGGTGCTTACTTTGGACGATGTGTACTATGTTAATCATGAGCGCAGTTTGATACCGGGGAACTTGCATGGAGGGCCTTACGCACATGACCCCCTTGGGTTAGCTGTAGCTAAGATGTCATATCATGTACACTCTCTTGGAGAAGGGTAAGGAAAATTTGCTTGCTGATGAACTGTGCTTGTTACTCTTGCTATCTTCATTGCTTTGAGTTCTGTTATTGATGTTGTATAAGAGTCTGACATTAATGTAGTTACTTTACTCTTTTAACGGGAACATCATATGTTAATTCGTTTTGATGATTGAGTTTTACTTAATGATGCTAACATCTTCATTCGTATCTCTCCATTGTTATAGGATTGTAGGACAAGTGGCAATCTCTGGACAACATCAATGGATCTTCTCTGAATATTTGGACGACTCTCACTCGACATTTCAGGTTGGGACTTTGTGTTTGAGAATCTATTTCTGTGACAACTTCTTGTCTAAAAGTAATGTTTTTTCGTTTAGGTTCACAACGGTTGGGAGAGTCAAATTTCTGCTGGAATCAAGGTATGTATCAATTGCATATTGTTATCTATAGCCTAAGATATTCTTCTTGTTGAATTTTTCTTGGTATTTCTACTTAGATTAGATATTTCTACGTTCATCTATTTGTGTCTTTTTGATCCGTTTGacaagaaattttgttttcctaaatGTTTGCATTCAAGTTTTTTACTACAGTTTTGTTCTTCATTCTCTGCAGACTATTCTTATAGTAGCTGTTGGTTCTTGTGGAGTTGTGCAGCTTGGCTCTTTGTGTAAAGTAAGTAAGATGTTCGAACCGTAATCGTATACGGTGTTCAGAGTAGCTTATACAATAATAGTACGCAGAAATAAAGCTTTCCcactgaaaaatatatacatttgaatGCGATCTTCCTGTATACTTTTGGTTGAGCAGGTTGATGAAAACCCGGCTTTGGTGACTCATATCAggcatttttttttggcactTAAGGATCCACTGGCAAACCATGCGTCAAATTTAATGCGATGTGATAATAATAGTCCTTCTGATCTGGTAATGAATTTTCTCATGCAAATTTAGTTTCATGTTTGTCTGCAGTTTTAGTTATGTTCGTAAACATGGAAgaggttttttggttttgtttatcgCCTCTGACCCCAATTGTATTGCTGAGTATAACCATGATGCGTTGTATAATTTTGCTGCAGCCAAAAATATCTTCCAAATGCTTACATGAGGCATTCCCTGATTTCTCAGGAGAATTTGACAAAGCTATGGATGTGGAAGGGTTAAATATTGTATCTCAAAACACAAGTAATCGAAGTGAAGACTTTCCATACAATTTCACTCCATCATATTTTCAGATGGAGAGGACTACTCAAGTAATTGGTGGGCTTGAAGCAGTCCAACCTTCCATGTTTGGAAGAAATGATTGTGTTACAAGTGGGTTTTTAGCTGATGTGGTTGATACTAAACACGTGAATCAAGTGGGTATACATGATATGGGTAAGGTAAATTATGATGAGGAAACTGGTGGATACCGATACTCAAGAGAGTCAGGTCCTAATTTCCAACAGTACTCGAAGAATCATGTGCGTGATAGTGCAGGCTCATCTTCTTTTGCAATGCAGACTGATAGGCTAAAAGCAGGTCCATCATATCCACAACACAATTCAGCTACAGATTCATCTCATCAAAATGAGGTTTTCCAACCATCTGAGTGCCAAGGAAGTACATATGTAAAAGACACAGAATATAGGCAGGAGAAGACAATTGAGTCAGGTCAGTTGGATGCTTTAACtgcatctttgtcttctttttctggCAGTGAGCTGTTAGAGGCATTAGGGCCTGCTTTCAGTAAAACGAGCACTGGTTATGAGGAGCTAGCTAAGTTTGAATCTGCTGCAGATATAAGACGAACAAATGATATGAGCCATAGTCACCTGACATTCGACTCCAGCCCTGAGAATCTTCTAGATGCTGTGATTGCTAATATGAGTAATGGTGATGGTAATGTAAGTCGTGAAATATCGTCAAGCAGGTCGATGCAGTCATTGCTTACAACTGCTGAAATGGCAGAGGCAGTACCTTTTGGTCGTAAAAAGCATAGTATTGTTAGCCCAGTTGATAGTGTGACTAGCCAGTCGTCTCAAGCAGAGGGGCATATCCTACAGAATCCATCAAATATCTGTGGGGCATTTTCTTCCATTGGGTTTTCATCGACATGTCTCAGTTCCTCCAGCGACCAGTTTCCGACGTCCCTGGAAATTcccaagaagaacaaaaagagagcTAAACCAGGTGAAAGTTCTCGGCCTCGTCCAAGGGACAGGCAACTTATTCAGGATCGTATCAAAGAACTAAGGGAGCTTGTGCCTAATGGATCTaaggtgattttttttattcaaagcAATGTGATTGACGGCACTCATGCAGTTAGTGTcataaattgtttattttggtaTGCTATTTTCTAACAATGTTGTTATATTTTACAGTGCAGTATTGATTCTTTGCTAGAGTGCACGATCAAGCACATGCTCTTTCTGCAGAATGTCTCTAAGCACGCTGACAAGCTCAGTAAAAGTGCAAGTTCAAAGGTAAAAAACTCAGGTGTCTTTAACAATTTCTCGTCTTCCCAAGAAAAGTTGCTTTATATTCTCCATGGTTTGTGAAGGGACATATCCGGTTATTCAtgattaattatcaaatttggtTGTGAAGTTTTCTGAAAAGTTTATAAATTGGAAGTTGCAGAAGCAACACAAAGATACCGGCACCCTAGGATCATCTAGCACTGAACAAGGTTCGAGCTGGGCAGTAGAGATTGGAGGGCATCTTCAAGTGTGCTCAATCATGGTGGAGAATCTGGACAAAGATGGAGTAATGCTTATCGAGGtgtgcctttttttttgtcatgacctTTTTCATGTATTTGAAGCACTTCGGCAGAACGACTGGCAAACTCTGCATTTATCATCCTGAATTTTGCCAGTGTATGCAATTCATTGCTTGAATGTGTTTTGGATGTTGAACAGATGTTATGCGAAGAGTGTAGCCACTTTCTGGAGATAGCAAACCTGATAAGGAGCTTGgaactcatcatcctcagagGCATCACAGAGAAACAAGGCGAGAAAACATGGATATGTTTTGTAGTGGAGGTACGTACATGGGAATAAGTTAGAACAGTCTCCACTTTAAAGTCAGACACCTTATGAATTAGACCCCAACACTTGAGGATCTGAGTACCCATCCATTGGACTATTTTAAACACGGAACCAAAcaacttaattttgtttgaaatcccaaaagaaagcaaacaaaaagtTCTCTTAAAGTTTTCCTTGATCGTTGTATTGCTATATCACATCTAATAACTGGATACTCTTAATGAATGGCAGGGCCAAAACAACAAAGTAATGCACCGGATGGACATCTTGTGGTCTCTTGTGCAGATATTTCAACCCAAGGCCACAATTAACATGTAGCACCAACGTACTCGTCGCAATCATACAGACTCGACTTCATGTATCAACAACTATAAGGATTGACTAGCATGATGAAACAGagacaagaaaaaaagcttGTGAATGTATAGtgcagtgtgtgtgtgtgtgactctT from Camelina sativa cultivar DH55 chromosome 3, Cs, whole genome shotgun sequence includes:
- the LOC104763950 gene encoding transcription factor EMB1444-like isoform X2, with protein sequence MGSTLQQILRSLCSNSDWNYAVFWKLNHRSPMVLTLDDVYYVNHERSLIPGNLHGGPYAHDPLGLAVAKMSYHVHSLGEGIVGQVAISGQHQWIFSEYLDDSHSTFQVHNGWESQISAGIKTILIVAVGSCGVVQLGSLCKVDENPALVTHIRHFFLALKDPLANHASNLMRCDNNSPSDLPKISSKCLHEAFPDFSGEFDKAMDVEGLNIVSQNTSNRSEDFPYNFTPSYFQMERTTQVIGGLEAVQPSMFGRNDCVTSGFLADVVDTKHVNQVGIHDMGKVNYDEETGGYRYSRESGPNFQQYSKNHVRDSAGSSSFAMQTDRLKAGPSYPQHNSATDSSHQNEVFQPSECQGSTYVKDTEYRQEKTIESGQLDALTASLSSFSGSELLEALGPAFSKTSTGYEELAKFESAADIRRTNDMSHSHLTFDSSPENLLDAVIANMSNGDGNVSREISSSRSMQSLLTTAEMAEAVPFGRKKHSIVSPVDSVTSQSSQAEGHILQNPSNICGAFSSIGFSSTCLSSSSDQFPTSLEIPKKNKKRAKPGESSRPRPRDRQLIQDRIKELRELVPNGSKCSIDSLLECTIKHMLFLQNVSKHADKLSKSASSKKQHKDTGTLGSSSTEQGSSWAVEIGGHLQVCSIMVENLDKDGVMLIEMLCEECSHFLEIANLIRSLELIILRGITEKQGEKTWICFVVEGQNNKVMHRMDILWSLVQIFQPKATINM
- the LOC104763950 gene encoding transcription factor EMB1444-like isoform X1 → MGSTLQQILRSLCSNSDWNYAVFWKLNHRSPMVLTLDDVYYVNHERSLIPGNLHGGPYAHDPLGLAVAKMSYHVHSLGEGIVGQVAISGQHQWIFSEYLDDSHSTFQVHNGWESQISAGIKTILIVAVGSCGVVQLGSLCKVDENPALVTHIRHFFLALKDPLANHASNLMRCDNNSPSDLPKISSKCLHEAFPDFSGEFDKAMDVEGLNIVSQNTSNRSEDFPYNFTPSYFQMERTTQVIGGLEAVQPSMFGRNDCVTSGFLADVVDTKHVNQVGIHDMGKVNYDEETGGYRYSRESGPNFQQYSKNHVRDSAGSSSFAMQTDRLKAGPSYPQHNSATDSSHQNEVFQPSECQGSTYVKDTEYRQEKTIESGQLDALTASLSSFSGSELLEALGPAFSKTSTGYEELAKFESAADIRRTNDMSHSHLTFDSSPENLLDAVIANMSNGDGNVSREISSSRSMQSLLTTAEMAEAVPFGRKKHSIVSPVDSVTSQSSQAEGHILQNPSNICGAFSSIGFSSTCLSSSSDQFPTSLEIPKKNKKRAKPGESSRPRPRDRQLIQDRIKELRELVPNGSKCSIDSLLECTIKHMLFLQNVSKHADKLSKSASSKLQKQHKDTGTLGSSSTEQGSSWAVEIGGHLQVCSIMVENLDKDGVMLIEMLCEECSHFLEIANLIRSLELIILRGITEKQGEKTWICFVVEGQNNKVMHRMDILWSLVQIFQPKATINM
- the LOC104763950 gene encoding transcription factor EMB1444-like isoform X3, giving the protein MGSTLQQILRSLCSNSDWNYAVFWKLNHRSPMVLTLDDVYYVNHERSLIPGNLHGGPYAHDPLGLAVAKMSYHVHSLGEGIVGQVAISGQHQWIFSEYLDDSHSTFQVHNGWESQISAGIKTILIVAVGSCGVVQLGSLCKVDENPALVTHIRHFFLALKDPLANHASNLMRCDNNSPSDLPKISSKCLHEAFPDFSGEFDKAMDVEGLNIVSQNTSNRSEDFPYNFTPSYFQMERTTQVIGGLEAVQPSMFGRNDCVTSGFLADVVDTKHVNQVGIHDMGKVNYDEETGGYRYSRESGPNFQQYSKNHVRDSAGSSSFAMQTDRLKAGPSYPQHNSATDSSHQNEVFQPSECQGSTYVKDTEYRQEKTIESDIRRTNDMSHSHLTFDSSPENLLDAVIANMSNGDGNVSREISSSRSMQSLLTTAEMAEAVPFGRKKHSIVSPVDSVTSQSSQAEGHILQNPSNICGAFSSIGFSSTCLSSSSDQFPTSLEIPKKNKKRAKPGESSRPRPRDRQLIQDRIKELRELVPNGSKCSIDSLLECTIKHMLFLQNVSKHADKLSKSASSKLQKQHKDTGTLGSSSTEQGSSWAVEIGGHLQVCSIMVENLDKDGVMLIEMLCEECSHFLEIANLIRSLELIILRGITEKQGEKTWICFVVEGQNNKVMHRMDILWSLVQIFQPKATINM